tggtgatgtcagaccaaaacagataaacaacagaaaacagaaactcaGTGATTacagatatttttctttttcatatgtATACACACAGCTACATCTGGAAGATCAGACTACTTTCCCCTATGTCATAAAATAGGCATGTGCCTCCCGGTGTTACCGATCACTTTTATAAGGGGCATTTGAAAAGACAGCCTTGACGGCAGATGACTGTCGCTGTGTTTACACTATACCAGATCCCTGTTTGCCTCTACATTGTGCAGTTGTATGTTCTGCTATGTGTGACTCACTTGAAGTCTTTTGATTCTGCGGggaaaaaaggctttaaaattgAACCCGTGCAGATTCTCAATTTTCCTAACAAAGGATATCGTAGACCTCCTGTTTTTTAACCGCTGTCACAGCTGTAAACTGGAAGAAACCCACATGTGGACTTGATGAGCATGGTTAATTTCAACCTTTTGAGGCTTTAATGTTCGTGTGATATGCTGCCAAGTCGCAGGGGATCATTGGATTTGTAAGGTGAATGACTTTTAGAGAGAAACAAATAGCCTGATCTCTGCTTGCCATGGTCAGTTATAGCTTCAGATGAGAGGCAGAAAGCACCATTTGTCCACAACTCTTTTTGTTGCTTCCATTAAACCAGCGTTTCACTTCTTCCACTTCTGCCAAATATTTATTCCCTTTTCTGCCACAATAGAAATATTTCCTCTCAAAGCCATGAATTTGATGTTACACTTCATAACCAAGAGTATTTGGATGGACCTTGTGTGCATCTTTGAggtaaaaatgtgtctgttatCAGATTATAACAACTGTTGATGCTTCCAAAGtccttttattttcatctttaaataatTCTTTAAACCATTAATGCTCTTTAAAGTATGAACATCTtactttttattcatatttcttGTACTATATTGATATTATACACATAGATGTACAATCATTTTCGATATGGTCATTGTATTTCTCACTATATTGTTATTTTCCCTTTGTTTCTGTCTACTGCTTACATCAGATATCTGTCATTTATGCTCCAAAGATGTCTTAATTTCTTATCTCAAAGATCATTTATTATGAGTCAGAAGTTTAAGAGAAAGTCAAACTGAATTTGTTATCCTTGATTTTGACCTGACATGACAATGACCTCCATACAGGGAGGCCCACAgacaaatgtttcttttcttgcaGATTCCAACTTGACCTGGTCTGCAAACAATCCTGACCTCAACCCCCGTAATGCTCTGAACAGGAGGAATCCCAGCAGTCATCCTCCATCTCTAGAAATTGTAGTTGCCCCTGTGCTTAAGTTTCTACTAAAGCTCACGATGATGGCGTTCTATTGATCACTTTGAATTCAATCTTTGAAACTTGATGCaaaaacatggaaataaaactttcaaatttaATGGAATGCAAAGCCAGAATACAAAGTAAAATACAGGCTCTAACTTTACCTGCCAGATGGACTAACACATTGACTTCTACATACAacacatgtgtgtttttgaaaagatatgaaaatgtgactttttagCTGAGTGACATGTTTCAACTGCACTCACCACATAACACTTTATTTCGtctagaaaacacacacactgaagcatgATAGTTCACTGGCCAAATTAACTCCTAGACAGGAGCTCCCCCTTGTGGAGAGATTGCATTAAaaggttttctttattttacttttgaaaGGGTGACTTACTGGCACTCTTGCAGTATTGTCTATGCACCAAGTGtatacaaaacagaaacataaacaacTAAATATGACAAAACATACTGtgtgacttaaaaaaagaaacagagagttAAGATTTTTACAAATGCCAATGCACACCTTTTAAATTTGACTTCATGAGAGAACAGTTCACTCCATGTTTGATTCCCCTGTATCAACACTTTTATTATCATCTTCTTTGATTTTTCCCCTGAGGTCCTGTATGGCCTTCCAGCTGAGCTCCAGACTCCTCCTCAGCTCGGCCATATCCACCCTGATCTCCTCGAGTAGCTCCAGCTTTGAGAGCTTCTTGTCGATGGATGAGAGAACGTCCTCCTGCCCACCTTCTGTCTCCTCTGCGGCAGCATCCTGATCAGGCTCAGGTGGCTGAAACGACCCCATGGTTTTCTCCCACACCATCTCGAAGTAGTCGTCGATGAAggcctccagctcctccaggctGCTCCGCTGATCCCACTGGTCGATCAGCGCCTGCAGACTGCCAGACTCAGCGAGCCTCCTGAGAGTCTGCTCCCTCAGTGAAGGATGGAAGAGGGAATACGCACTCAAGACATTTTCCTCTGCAGGCACCTTGTGCTGCATTTCAGGTAACAAAGGAAGCATTGTCGGTCGCCTTGAGGAAAACAGAAGGACTTGCTTTTCAATGTTCAGTCTCAAATGAAGCTCACCCGAAGGGAACCAAACAGGTAGATTTAAAGTCCACCTCAGTCCCTTTTCACCAGAGAGTACAAAGGCCAAACAGGACCTGAAAGTTTCTCTATCCAGGGTATTAAGTCCTGCCCTTCCTCCTGATCTTCCGTGAGCTAGTGCCAATATGCGACCACCATTATCTGAGCTGTTTGATGATGTTTGAGTCATACAGGCTGTTGGAGTCACTGCGAAGGAAATAATTAGAGATTTATTATGCAACATAAAAACTGCAACCAACGGTCTCCACCCATCATTTGATAATCTACGTATCTTACAATGATGGATATGCTGCCATACTGTTCTATAATGTAGTCTTTGATTTATTACacctgatgtgttttttgttagatttattttgtgtgttgcTAACTCTATGCTGTTTTTGTATAAAACATATTGCTGTTTTGTATTGTGCAGCTTCTTTAAAGTTTCTTCATAACATCCGCACAGGAACTATTACATCTTAGTTGTTAATACATCTAGCACTGCCAAACacttataaataataataaattgcTATAATCAGCTTGTATTGCTTTATCATATCAGGACACTAGAGTGCAGATTGGATTGGCCAATTCCCTAGTCTGTACTTCCAAGCATGTAGAAGAACCTGTAGtcattaaacatgtaaaaaataaaaggtgtttgttttgtcctttcAGGGCTACTGAAATGTGCAGGAAAGAAAACTGTTGCATGAGGTTTACTCACATCCATTGGTCAGCTGATGTCTGCAGTTTGTAAAATCGTTTTTACACAGGTTCATGGTCTTCGGCTGCTGCTGTTGCCCAACTGAAGAAACAGTTTTCCACATGTGATTGTCGCCTCTGTGAAGAGCAGCCAGCCTTTCACCAGAGAGCATCTCCTCTATCAGTTCAATGAGTTCCTGAACCTGCGCTCCATCCCTCCAACATCTATTGTCCAGAACGTGATATCTGTTCCCACACTTCTCCACCAGCCTCTGCAGCGGCTCTCCTTCGCTCTCGATGCGCTGCTCGACGCATGTGTCGCCCAGCCAGTCCCCATGGCTGAACAGAACCAATGCTCTGCTCCACATCtggtctcctcctccctccagcTGTTTCTCCAAGGCCTCCCTGTGGGACTCTCGAAACGAGGAGCTCACGTTGACGACCAGGAGGACGGCACAGGACGGCACCAGGAGGTCGGCGGCCCCAGAGAAGCAGCCGGGTGTGTCGAGCACTGACACCATCTTCCTGCTGATTTTTGCTTGTTGTTCAGAGCAGGAAGTGGTTTGGTTCTCTGTTTGGAAGCACTCTCTGCTCAGGATAGTGTTGCCACAGGAGCTTTTTCCTGTTTGCCTGCCTCCGAGGAGCACTAATCTCAGCTCCAAAAGAGGGGTGAGCTTCTCTGATGGAAAGAAGATGAATAAAtatgttagaaaaaaagaaaacatctacTCTTTGTTGACGTATGTCCAAAGATTCTGACAGAAAAGTGCATCTGGAAAGTTggattaaatattttttcatttaaggAGTAGAAAAAGATAATTGACTTTTAAACCTATCAAACTCACCCAGCTTAGCCCTCCCCATCTGCCTTtgtttctccttcctcttcagTCTCTCCTtggccctctcctcctctctcctcctcctcccctccagcTGCTCCATCACTCTCCTCTCTATTTCACAGTGCTGGGAGGCATCGCATCCTGCCAACATCTCCTCAATCTTCCCAATCAGCTCTCTGATTTGATACCCGTCCCCTTTGGTTTTATTATTCAGAACGTGATACCTGTCGCCGCATCTCTCCACCAGCCACTGCAGAGGCTTCCCCTCACTCTCGATGCACTGCTCGGTAGTCGTGTCACCGAGCCAGTCCCCGAAACTAAACAGCACCATGACACGGCTCCAAATGCGTCGGTCGATCAGCTGGAGGTGCTCCTCGGCTGCTCTTCTGTAGGTCTCGGTGAAGGCCCTGTCCACGCGGATCACCAGCAGGAAGACGTGAGGCCCCGGGGGGCAGAGGGACAAACTGAGCACCATCTCCCTCTGGTCGAACACGGGGGTCTCATCGCTGAAGTAGTTCATCCACCAGCCTGGTGTGTCCACCACAGTCAGCTGTCTCCCAAACACCACCCCTGTTCTGGCCACGCACTGGGCCGTTCTCCTCTGTGACATTGCACTCTCTCTATTCAGGATGGTGTTAATTGTGGAAGTTTTCCCAGAACCCTTTGCTCCAATTAGAACAATCCGAATATCAGTAACGGGCTGTAGCCTCTCTGGGCAAGTAAGAgtggaaagagagagcaggGTGAGAAAGTTTTAGTAACCTAAGTGTTTATTTGGCTTctatttaacacattttccaGCGTACAGTAGACGATTTGCAGGTCAAGGAACAGCAAGACACATTAGCAGTTCAATACTTACataacatacatacatacaacatacataacgcttagcataaagactggagaCAGGAGGGAATAGATAACTCTGCTCTGCATGTTGGAAGATCAATACAGTCATTGTCGTGCATCACATAGTTTAAGTCATCATTAATGTTTCATCTAGTTTTAAGGTTGTATCACAAAGTAGTCCTAGGTGCAGTATATTGGGTATTGTTGGTTTTTAATTACCGAAAACTACAATCAAAAACCTCTATACCGTCTATTTTCCAGTGCTGGACTTGGAAAAAAATTTGCTCTggcatttttgtttttggtagGATTTTTTTAAGCCTTGTTTCAAAAATTGAAATTTATAGCCATGGCGTATGAATGCACAAAGAAACAATTTGATACTCAAGGTCACAGGATAATCTAGTTGGGATTCTCTTAAAAGAGggtgtgtttatttgattaAGTCTAATTTCATCCTTGAAGATCGCTGTCATTACTGTTAGGAAGGATTGATAACTGAACAATGAATTAAGTATGGTCTAATGCTTTATGTATGCAACTCATTAATGATATTTTCCACTAAGATCAGCTGTCACAGTTATTGAGACggcatctttgttttctttttatcttgaTTTACATTCATAATTTGGTGAAAATCTCAAGATAACAGAATTTTGAAATATTATATAGCCAAACGGTTATGTCGCACGGTCCATGCACTGAGGTCATAGTTCTCATCTAAGTGGTCGTGGATTCAAATttgaccttggccctttgctgcatgtcatccccactctctcctcccaacgcATCCTGTCTCTCTTAGCTGTCTTAACTTATAAAGGCAAAAGGGacccaaaaataactttttttttatctcaagcatgattgtttttgtcttccaTAGCCTGGCACACGGGCTTATGCGCATGTCATGTCCTTTTTGAACAAGAGCACTTACTTTTTCTATGAAATATTTAGTGTAAGTGTACTTTGCATTAGCCACAGGCACTTCAAATGTCATCAACTATACCTGACTGACACAATGTCTATTGAAAGACTGAAAAAGCATGATTGATGGTTCTCGCAGCCAAAATAAGCGACACTTTTCAAAGATGAACTCACCTCTCATGAGAGCTCTTTGTTTCTTCACTCTCATAAACCTCTCCTCGGCCATCTCCTCCACTCGCCTCTTCTCCTCTGCAGCCGCGAGGAAAACTTTTTCCCGCATTTCAAACGCCCTGTTTCCATTTTCTGTCACAGCTTCCTGTATCTTCTCCAGCAGTTTGGTGGTTTCAGCATCATCACTCAGGACAACACTGTGGCACCTGCTCCTGCACTTGTCACTGAGCCAGCAGAGGGCGTCTCCCCCCGCCCGCACGAGCTGTGACGCTTCTGTGTGTTCAGACCTGTCAGCGCAGGTAAACACCACCATGCAGTGACTCCACACGCTCTCACCCAGCAGGCCCACGTGCTCCTCCACAGCCCTGCGACGCCTCTCCGAGAAGGCTGAGCTCGCCTTGATGACAATCAGAAATACATGTGGGCCTGGTGAGCACAGAGACACGCTGCTGATAATCTCCCTCTTCACCAGCTCGGGTGTGTCCCGAGCACTGAAGTCGCACCACCAGCCGGGGGTGTCCACCACAGTGAGCCACCTCCCCTCCACCACACCAAGCCTGCGGGAGCACGAGGTCCTCTCTTTGGTGACAAACTCCTCATGGCCCAGGATCAGGTTCCCCACACACCTTTTACTAGAGTTTCTCCCACCAAGGAGGATGATCTTTAACTGTGATGTGCTCCAGCCGTCCCctggcaaagaaaaagacatatGCACAGAGGGGAAAGAGGGGGGACAGTCAAAGTTCCGGTTCAAATGGTTTCACAAAATATTATGTGAGGAGAAAATATTCACATACCATTAGAACAGTATTAAGTGTATACAATGATACACTGATAAGCTGCTCAATTTCAACACAGAGGCTTTCTTACAGGACGACTTTATAGCTTACTGCTTCTGTATCACCTGCTATTTAGACTTTGTCCTCCTATATTGTTGTCTTACCATATATTGTAAATGCTTTTAACTACAATTCAGCATGTTTTTAATCATTCCACATTCTGTCATCACTTCAAGCTGTCTGCATTCAGATCTGTTTAAGTGTTAAGACATTCATatatcttttctttaaaaagcaacacgcattctgaaatgaaatatagggatatatatatatattttttttttttattattatttatttgttaaaacCGTTTAATTTTTCTGCTCTGTCGACAAAACGAGCACTTCTTATGTGACATAGTTCTACTCTAAATATGATTGGCCACATCATTTTAGTTGCAGCACTAAAAATATACAAGAccacaagaccaagaccaaagtATACAAAAGTTCACACGTGATTCCGTTTTTTCTTGTGCATATATATTCTAAACGGGAAAATGATACCACCTTAAATCTTTGTATCTCAGATTATGTGacactaaaataaaatcaatagagGATCTATAAAAACAAGTATCTCCATTGCAAATAAGTAATAAAAATAGACAATAAAAGGGTAAGAGTATGGGATGTaaatagaaagaaaatacaatatttatatGTAAAACTCATTTAAGATATAACACAATACAGTAGATACATTACCATTACAAAGAAGGAAGTTGTTTCAAaatcttcaaataaaaacaatcgaCACGAAAGGTGTGGCAAAACTTACATGTCGACACATTGCTGGTTGCCATCCTGTATAAGCtggaagattaaaaacaaactaacattttttattcacatGTCAATGTTAATGTCCGTGTTTCTGCTTTCTTGGTGAGAAATGTGGACACAGATTGATAGCAGAagttagtgtttttttgtttttatgagtcTGAAGGTTGTCTGTAATGAGTAACCAGACTGGCATGAAGTGAAGAGTAAGAACCACACCTCTCTGCAGCAGGTCCAAAGTTCAAGAAACAGAAGACTGTGGGCAGTGTTTATAATTGTTATCCTGTGAAAAATGTGCACAAAATAATTCCAAAATATCATgtcaaaatcaatcaaatggTCTCAATTTTTCCTCAGATTATGGATACAAGAGTATCTGTTATAGAAAAGATTATATTATAATGCTACACAGAATTATTCTTACAATAAGTAAGTAGCAAAAGGGGGAAAACTATCGCACACATCAAAAATATTTAGGAAATGTTGAGACAATAAATACaagtcaaagaaagaaagaaagaaaagacaaagcagCCCTTTGTTCAGCTTGgagtgtcatgatttggtttcttattttcacagtttaggttttcttgtttttagttctcattcttgtctgatggtgttgtttcccttgtgtgttttctaggttagtgtttcatgtgttatttttgtaacttcatatcctagtgtttctttatgttctagtgtgtttcgtttcattcttgagttctgtgtgtcttcagtgtttcatgtattttattttgtagttgtcctcagtgttgtgtccattccttcctctgtgtgtgtttccctccagtgttgattgctctcattgtcttcacctgtgtcgttagtctcacctgtgtttcttcccttctgtgtctatttagtctctgtgtttcttcccttctgtgtcagttcatcgTTTGTGGTATGAATGTCAGTTTTGCTCATGCTCCgctgtggctccttgtttttgatccctgtgttttttgttgaacttttaaaaatcaagttttgttgcctttggcctttttgtttaattaaatatttttggtttttgcactttttggttccacctcccttgttttacaACCGTCCGTAACATGGagaagggaaaaagaaagacatttaagtATACTTAATCTTCCAAGTTTATCACAATTAGGCTTAGAAAATCAGAGCACAAGATAGGccacagtttttttgttttttttttggtttttttttaaactattgaGACCTTGcttgacaaaacaaaaatcaggtAGCCTAGGTAAAAGAAagtatatttgttattttttatttattacacgTTACACCCCATCGCTACAGATTgtcaataaacattttttgttttgtttgtttttttattgtttccgggtctgatttttttttccccagctgCCGCCGCCTTTgttttgtaatatttacagtctatggatttTGTCACACAGACTCCGCCCCGCTCAGCTGCTCAGTCTTATAAAACCAGCGAACACACTGACTCGCACACAGAGCTGACTTTATCTGCCTGCAGAGGAACAAAACCAGAAAACGACTATGGGGGTCACAATACGAGTTGAATACTGGTAAGtacacacttttattttacgCACCATCTTCATCATTGTAATGTTTCAAGCTTAACTTTGAGTTTTGTGTATTTAACCTGCTTTAAACCAAcatagctaacgttagcatctTTAGCTTACAGCTAGGCTTACTCAGCGTGGTGAGCAAACTGATGGctatttattgtcattgcattTTACACAACGAAACTCTGCAGGAGCAATCCAGCTGCTGCACGaaaatatatatgtacacatgcacacgcacacaatccatgcacacgcacacaatccatgcacacgcacacaatccATGCACATctcacccacacccacacattcataCCTTTTTTAAGTTCATAACTGGTACTAACTCTTAGGAGATCAGTGTAACCTTGATAATCATTTTTTATAAACTCCTGCTTTGTGTCCCTGCAGTGGAGCATGAGGATACGAACCCCGCTATAGGGAACTCGCCAGGGGTATCAAGGATGAGTTTCCTGAGGCGGTGGTGTCGGGCTTTGTGGGAAGATCAGGCAAGTAATGCAACAACTGAGCAAGCCTTTACTTTGAAGCGGGGAACCACTGTGTACTGTGTTTCTGATCAAGCTCATGGAGTCAGCGTGGAGGTGAACTTCTCACATTTGTTCCACTTTGCAGGCAGCTTTGAGATTGAAGTCAACGGGCAGCTGATCTTCTCCAAGTTGGAGTTGGGTGGCTTCCCTCACGAGGATGATGTGAGTCCCCTTCTGGCTTTAAACGCATTTAAACTGTCCATAACATGTAAATGATATCGACATAAGGTCTCTGGAAAGAACAGTGTTGCTGAGATGAAACTGGACAGCGCTCCCCTCCCATTTAAATCCCTCTTAAACATGTGTTTCTCAATGTGTGCTTTCCTTTATacttctacttcctgtttctataCTTCTATTTTTTTGATTAAAACCCATCTTTATGAAGAGTGCTAAAGCGTCTGATCATAATggtttcatgtttgtgtctttcttaCCTGCTACAGATAAGAAATGCGTTGGAGGATGCCTGCGCTGGGAAACCCGTGCAAAAGATCACCAAAAGCAAGGCGCCATGCACTATCATGTAAACATCTCTGTCCTGCCTTTTACCATCGACGGCATCCACACAAGCCTGTGCGACTGTACACTGCCAGCACCACCTCTGGCCTAACTCCATTCTTTGAAACGGCCAGGGATAGACACCACACTTTGTAcgacagcaacaaaaaaaaaaaaaagatgcaataTGACAACTTTCTGCTTTGTGTGATGCAGATCGTCAAACTCTTCTCTGCCCTCGGGCTCCCCTCTCTGTTCTCATCGTGGTGCTTCAGGGCCGTTAATGATTGCCCCAGCCGTAAACTTAAAGGTTGGGGTATGATGAATCCATGCCTGGAGGTGCCTACTTTGTAGGGACTGAGACTGGGAGAAGCTGTTGCAAGAAGGGTTTTAAAGGCACTTGCTTGAATTATCCTACAACCTTATTGCCTGGAATTTTTTGAATTACTgcttgactttgttttttggcatttttgtttctttatttctcatgTGATTATCAGTTCAATTTGTATGTTCAATGGCACTGCAAAGTAGTGcagcatacttttttttttttttttttttttttttttagcatgaaGGGAAACTCTCTACGGCGACCTCTTCTTTCCGCTTTCCTTATTAGAATCTCTTGGGTAATTCAAACTGGTTCGCAATCGATCATCATGAGTGCATCTGAAGACCACCGCCCACTGGTCTGTCAGCTCACAGCTTGTAAGATCGGCTCATTCTCCACAAATAATCAGCACTTTTTCCTCAAAACTgtaaacttcaaataaaggtGCAGCTTGTTTAAGTACTGtcttttgacttttattttcaacacaCTCTACAGAAGATCTGCATGATCATATACAGACTTAACAGATGTACGATGTTAACACCCTTTTTCTGTAAGCTTCCCCTGTGCtgctttagatttttttttcatcagcacACCTTGGGCTTACCTCATGGGGTGTGGTAGTGACTATGCAGTTTTTATAAAGAGCTGCACCTATGGGAGACATCCAGTGTTGTTTGTTATCGAGCTGGGTCCCTTGTTAATGTTGTCCAGCAACTGCCGGTATGTTAACAACACAGGTTGAACAgggtagggggggggggttctcctGGTATGTTGTTTAGCCTGCATGGCAACAGTTGTTTAAGTCAGCATAAGCATCAGTTCCATTTACATACTTGAGTTCCTCTCTGCTCCAgcagacatacagagagaggacattTCAGAATCTAGAAGTTGGAATATAAGTAAACTTGAATGTCCAGTTGTCTAATAGTCACATTTATTATGTTAACAATTTGACATGACCTTTAGTTTATGTCTTTGggagacaataaaaaaaaaagtgcctgaCAGACTGTATTTGAGTTTTAAAGCTTTTAGGAAACTACACACAAAAGATTGGAATCTTGATTTTTCAGAACTCTGTTATGCAGCGCTTAAATGCCCTACAGACCAAACACACTAAGGGGCGCCAAATTCAACAAAGACTGTCATACTCAGTGTTTGGCCTCCagcataccccccccccccactgctcAAGGAGAGAGAATCTCATACTAACAGTTGAATGCGTGGAGAGAATTCAAAAGAAGAAAGGTATATGATttggtttaacaaaaaaaactactcaCAACCCTGGAGGCTTTGTTTCATAATCTGTTCTGGTTTGAACTGTGTAAACAAATTTCATACAGTAAATGAtgagaatgttttatttatttttatggtaAGTATCCTTGCAACTTGGAAATCGTATCAGAGCTGTGACTACATGGTATAAACATAAGGGCTGCTTTCACTACCattctcatctctctaaccctcaaaaaatgaaaaggtttGGTCGTTTTCGAAGGTCATTCATTTTCTTgtcctacaaaaaaaaagggttcatattaatctttaaaacaaagactGTAGGAAGGCTCTTGATTATATATTATCAGATGAAGTCACATATCAGCTACTCAATTGGTGAACAATTTGTTAAAGAACCACTGAAGATGTTAAAAAGAAGTTAAGGTTGTATATCACATCAGTATCACTGTGTATAAGTGCCTCCACTGTGTATTTTCTGCAGTTTAATGTGAGCTAGGTTGTGTATGGCCGTGTCATACTCTGTGACTAGGTGGGTCTTTGGTGCTGGCTCT
This Labrus bergylta chromosome 16, fLabBer1.1, whole genome shotgun sequence DNA region includes the following protein-coding sequences:
- the LOC109983106 gene encoding migration and invasion enhancer 1-like, with the translated sequence MGVTIRVEYCGAUGYEPRYRELARGIKDEFPEAVVSGFVGRSGNFEIEVNGQLIFSKLELGGFPHEDDIRNALEDACAGKPVQKITKSKAPCTIM
- the si:ch211-214j24.15 gene encoding uncharacterized protein si:ch211-214j24.15; the encoded protein is MATSNVSTWDGWSTSQLKIILLGGRNSSKRCVGNLILGHEEFVTKERTSCSRRLGVVEGRWLTVVDTPGWWCDFSARDTPELVKREIISSVSLCSPGPHVFLIVIKASSAFSERRRRAVEEHVGLLGESVWSHCMVVFTCADRSEHTEASQLVRAGGDALCWLSDKCRSRCHSVVLSDDAETTKLLEKIQEAVTENGNRAFEMREKVFLAAAEEKRRVEEMAEERFMRVKKQRALMRERLQPVTDIRIVLIGAKGSGKTSTINTILNRESAMSQRRTAQCVARTGVVFGRQLTVVDTPGWWMNYFSDETPVFDQREMVLSLSLCPPGPHVFLLVIRVDRAFTETYRRAAEEHLQLIDRRIWSRVMVLFSFGDWLGDTTTEQCIESEGKPLQWLVERCGDRYHVLNNKTKGDGYQIRELIGKIEEMLAGCDASQHCEIERRVMEQLEGRRRREEERAKERLKRKEKQRQMGRAKLEKLTPLLELRLVLLGGRQTGKSSCGNTILSRECFQTENQTTSCSEQQAKISRKMVSVLDTPGCFSGAADLLVPSCAVLLVVNVSSSFRESHREALEKQLEGGGDQMWSRALVLFSHGDWLGDTCVEQRIESEGEPLQRLVEKCGNRYHVLDNRCWRDGAQVQELIELIEEMLSGERLAALHRGDNHMWKTVSSVGQQQQPKTMNLCKNDFTNCRHQLTNGLTPTACMTQTSSNSSDNGGRILALAHGRSGGRAGLNTLDRETFRSCLAFVLSGEKGLRWTLNLPVWFPSGELHLRLNIEKQVLLFSSRRPTMLPLLPEMQHKVPAEENVLSAYSLFHPSLREQTLRRLAESGSLQALIDQWDQRSSLEELEAFIDDYFEMVWEKTMGSFQPPEPDQDAAAEETEGGQEDVLSSIDKKLSKLELLEEIRVDMAELRRSLELSWKAIQDLRGKIKEDDNKSVDTGESNME